A genome region from Marasmius oreades isolate 03SP1 chromosome 5, whole genome shotgun sequence includes the following:
- a CDS encoding uncharacterized protein (BUSCO:EOG09261CWO) encodes MNATRRTTTPGFGTLARPTQAIPSLEEWELKSLLEEVQSSSVLKVKKAAEQPPLPLRFSDTDTDAGLPSTSRPSTPLNALKLQISLPSSRPATPIRSKQTGLLPKHPIVTPQQFYDWYALIERSVAHSQDAHFRAHVSMVAHHLDTCDYLVQGVETVEREVESMLKEWKAVEDGGKNLKESCERVLDERDKITRLEEELSQRLEYFQELDHATRMLNHPGESLVLQSDFLYMVERVDICIDYLKSHRQFKEAELYLLRFTQCLTRAMTLIKMYFVGSLRAMASDITRRLSENKSFSQETAHHLLYTRFLSLSLRQPSSDSNQHSPSSLPPLLRELERRATSHPETLDALLAECHSSYLATRKAIIGNVVREEIKSLTRGVEMGSSNTQLDVVDLTRTGCSYLKQLCTDEFELFREFFTTGEDRLYAYLETLCDYLYDDLRPRILHEPRLTALCEVCTVLQALMVLDVDTDTVDDTLPSAPVKRSKLQISHLLQMILQDAQTRLFFKAQAVIQSDIRHYVPSKEDLMYPAKLLVSVESHTKPAIEKASISQWWDLKGNQVGNDRETWYPTLKKTVWVLEQLHDFVNPAIFEDIAEEAIVLCHRSLQAASDMILSSASNSPSPSPTDVGIRIATTLLLDPYLFFLRHLLILKEVLSRFGIEQFEVTSEARSNTALGGIRDTSSTAVRSLNGQGNVESSVAGGVTDALTSLLSFAGADGGGKRTIDDARRLINQSIRLTCENVISTCAEAVCKPLRTWLETVGDTATRERMASASQLCASFQEHCELELRSAMGKIKIYLREQEVGKEMMKYVQERIEEEYFGFRQAVLRHERIGSLDREALPFDEVSLKRFLKTLF; translated from the exons ATGAACGCAACGCGCCGAACCACGACGCCAGGCTTCGGCACTCTGGCTAGACCGACACAAGCAATCCCCTCACTCGAGGAATGGGAATTAAAATCATTGTTGGAGGAAGTCCAATCCTCGAGCGTGCTCAAGGTAAAAAAGGCGGCTGAACAACCTCCATTACCTCTTCGATTTTCCGATACAGATACAGATGCAGGGCTTCCATCTACATCGCGGCCTTCCACCCCGTTGAATGCATTAAAACTCCAAATTTCATTACCTTCCTCCCGTCCGGCCACCCCTATCAGATCGAAACAAACTGGTCTCCTACCTAAACATCCCATAGTAACCCCGCAACAATTCTACGATTGGTACGCGCTCATCGAGCGTTCTGTTGCCCATAGCCAGGATGCCCATTTCagagctcatgtatccatgGTTGCGCATCATCTGGATACTTGTGACTATCTCGTTCAGGGAGTTGAGACCGTGGAGCGGGAAGTGGAGAGCATGTTGAAAGAGTGGAAGGCCGTTGAAGATGGAGGGAAGAATCTTAAAGAGAGCTGTGAGCGCGTTTTGGATGAACGAGATAAGATAACGCGACTTGAGGAAGAACTCTCCCAACGGCTTGAATATTTTCAAGAACTCGACCATGCAACGAGGATGCTTAATCATCCTGGAGAATCTCTGGTGCTACAGTCCGATTTTCTTTACATGGTCGAGCGTGTCGACATATGTATCGATTATCTCAAGTCCCAT CGACAGTTCAAGGAAGCAGAACTTTACCTTCTGCGATTCACTCAATGCCTAACACGCGCCATGACCCTCATTAAAATGTATTTTGTCGGTTCGCTGCGCGCCATGGCGTCCGACATCACTCGTCGACTTTCCGAAAATAAGTCATTCTCGCAAGAAACCGCCCACCATCTTCTATACACCCGATTCCTGTCACTATCTCTACGTCAGCCTTCCTCGGATTCAAATCAACATTCACCTTCATCACTTCCTCCACTTCTTCGCGAACTAGAACGGCGGGCGACTTCGCATCCTGAAACTCTTGATGCTTTGTTGGCTGAATGTCATTCCTCCTATTTAGCGACCAGGAAGGCGATCATTGGCAACGTAGTCAGAGAGGAGATAAAATCACTCACTAGGGGAGTGGAGATGGGTAGCAGTAACACACAGCTTGATGTTGTCGATTTG ACGCGGACTGGATGCTCCTACCTCAAACAACTCTGTACCGATGAATTTGAGTTGTTCCGAGAGTTTTTCACTACAGGAGAAGATCGGTTATATGCATACTTGGAGACGCTTTGCGACTATCTTTATGACGACCTACGCCCTCGGATCCTTCACGAGCCAAGGCTTACTGCACTTTGCGAGGTGTGCACAGTATTACAAGCGTTAATGGTTCTAGATGTGGATACGGATACTGTTGACGATACGCTTCCGTCTGCACCCGTCAAGCGATCAAAATTGCAGATCAGCCATCTCCTGCAGATGATCTTACAGGACGCTCAAACCAGGCTATTCTTCAAGGCTCAAGCTGTTATCCAAAGCGACATTAGGCATTACGTGCCATCGAAGGAGGATTTAATGTATCCTGCGAAGTTGCTGGTCTCTGTCGAATCACATACGAAACCCGCAATTGAAAAAGCGAGCATTTCTCAGTGGTGGGATTTGAAGGGAAATCAAGTTGGAAATGACCGCGAAACCTGGTATCCGACCTTGAAGAAGACGGTTTGGGTGTTGGAGCAACTTCATGACTTTGTGAAT CCGGCGATATTTGAAGATATTGCAGAGGAAGCTATTGTTCTATGCCATAGATCGCTTCAAGCTGCCTCAGACATGATCCTTTCTTCTGCATCCAATTCCCCTTCACCCTCTCCCACTGATGTTGGAATTCGGATAGCCACCACGCTACTGTTAGACCCATACTTATTCTTCCTCCGGCACCTTCTGATATTGAAGGAGGTCCTGAGCAGGTTTGGAATAGAGCAGTTTGAGGTGACCTCAGAAGCTAGGTCAAACACAGCCCTTGGTGGTATTCGAGACACGTCTAGCACGGCAGTCAGAAGTCTCAATGGTCAAGGAAATGTTGAATCAAGCGTGGCCGGAGGGGTCACCGACGCGTTGACGTCTTTACTTTCATTCGCAGGAGCAGATGGAGGCGGGAAAAGAACGATAGACGATGCAAGAAGG TTAATAAACCAGTCAATTCGATTGACATGCGAAAATGTCATCTCAACCTGTGCTGAAGCGGTTTGCAAACCTCTTCGAACATGGTTGGAGACGGTGGGAGACACTGCGACAAGAGAGCGGATGGCATCTGCATCACAACTCTGTGCATCATTTCAAGAGCACTGTGAGCTGGAGCTGCGGTCTGCAATGGGGAAAATCAAGATTTACCTTAGAGAGCAGGAAGTAGGTAAAGAAATGATGAAGTACGTGCAAGAGAGAATTGAAGAAGAGTATTTTGGGTTTAGGCAGGCTGTGTTGAGACATGAGAGGATAGGTAGCTTGGATCGTGAAGCACTTCCTTTTGATGAGGTATCTCTGAAGAGGTTTCTGAAGACATTGTTTTAG
- a CDS encoding uncharacterized protein (BUSCO:EOG09263FAK) has product MSSMSSLCRAQLNARFCSRTLATHAPSTSPPPVLNYTNTKTFKPIIGTSILLNRSPILTRSPTPFERAYYSYQARIRRALHNPFPYDFYFKQGSILETRFNIEERKREKIAFGPTFGVEDELDREKAAANQAAAEQLAEQEGENEEMMPRVHPSDTARDTKSLDRKGRRNVWLLLQDHNDLWRFPQGNIVKGELLHQAAHRDMFAQCGERIDAWIVSRSPIGMYKPEPKLSAKGTPLPEEVSFFFKAHIMAGQVHPDKEKTKDFAWLTKQEIEPLVSKHYWEGVKDMLSDY; this is encoded by the exons ATGTCCTCAATGTCGTCGTTATGTAGAGCGCAACTGAACG CTCGCTTTTGCAGCAGAACACTGGCTACCCATGctccttcaacttccccTCCTCCAGTCCTCAATTACACCAATACCAAAACTTTCAAGCCAATAATCGGAACTTCTATCCTCCTTAACCGCTCACCTATCCTCACCCGCTCACCGACACCCTTTGAACGCGCTTATTATTCCTACCAAGCGCGTATACGCCGTGCTTTGCACAATCCGTTCCCATATGACTTTTACTTCAAGCAAGGCTCTATATTAGAAACTCGGTTCAACATAGAGGAACGTAAGCGCGAGAAGATAGCCTTTGGTCCGACATTTGGTGTAGAAGATGAATTAGACAGGGAGAAGGCAGCAGCTAATCAAGCGGCGGCGGAGCAACTGGCTGAGCAGGAAGGAGAGAATGAGGAGATGATGCCTAGGGTTCACCCGTCTGATACAGCGCGCGATACAAAGAGTTTGGACCGTAAAGGCAGACGAAACGTCTGGCTCTTACTACAGGATCATAACGATTTATGGCGTTTCCCTCAAGGTAACATCGTCAAGGGCGAACTTTTACATCAA GCTGCACACAGAGACATGTTTGCGCAATGTGGAGAGCGTATCGATGCGTGGATTGTGAGTCGTAGTCCGATTGGGATGTACAAACCCGAGCCCAAGTTGTCGGCGAAAGGAACACCGTTACCAGAG GAGGTGtcgttcttcttcaaggCTCACATAATGGCTGGTCAAGTGCACCCTGACAAGGAGAAAACAAAAGATTTTGCCTGGCTCACCAAACAAGAGATCGAACCTCTTGTGTCAAAACATTACTGGGAAGGTGTCAAGGATATGCTTTCAGACTACTAA
- a CDS encoding uncharacterized protein (BUSCO:EOG09263PWF), whose amino-acid sequence MPKVRKRKTPITSSKSSTTSSTPESSRVVIRRFHTLLKRQSQLRNKLIGIDNENANANTVQELAEIQNEIDEMGGLNSYQRMSTIGQGSDRGGGSERVLIQWLKAAGLHKSEKKFKLLEVGALKPDNYHSCSSWIETAPIDLNSRHPSILEQDFLLMDEIENAGKWDILSLSLVLNFVPDVFDRGKMLHLAHNMVVPGGFLFVALPLPCITNSRYMDFDHFRALMTFIGFEEVHNKWKAGGKMVYWLFRKSAHSQNGCNVPERFKKKTVLRTGNRNNFAILL is encoded by the exons ATGCCCAAAGTTCGTAAAAGGAAGACCCCGataacaagttcaaagtCCTCAACTACATCTAGTACACCTGAAAGCAGCCGCGTGGTCATACGGAGATTTCATACTTTACTGAAACGACAATCCCAACTCCGAAACAAACTCATCGGAATCGACAACGAAAATGCAAACGCGAACACCGTCCAGGAGCTAGCTGAGATTCAGAATGAGATCGATGAAATGGGGGGTCTCAATAGCTATCAAAGAATGTCTACTATCGGTCAAGGCAGCGATCGCGGAGGAGGGAGTGAAAGAGTGCTGATTCAATGGTTGAAGGCCGCTGGGCTGCACAAGTCGGAGAAAAAATTCAA ATTATTGGAAGTAGGCGCATTGAAACCCGACAACTATCACTCATGTAGCTCTTGGATTGAAACGGCACCGATAGATCTGAATTCCCGTCATCCCTCAATTCTAGAGCAAGATTTTCTACTTATGGATGAAATAGAAAATGCAGGGAAGTGGGATATCCTCAGTTTAAGTCTTGTTTTGAATTTTGTGCCAGACGTATTCGATAGAG GGAAAATGCTACATCTTGCGCATAACATGGTTGTCCCCGGTGGTTTCCTCTTTGTCGCA CTACCCCTTCCATGTATCACGAACTCCCGATATATGGATTTCGACCACTTTAGAGCCCTCATGACCTTCATCGGCTTTGAGGAAGTTCACAACAAGTGGAAAGCCGGTGGAAAGATGGTTTACTGGCTCTTTCGAAAATCTGCTCACTCACAAAATGGATGCAATGTTCCAGAACGGTtcaagaagaaaacggtttTGAGAACCGGCAACAGAAATAATTTTGCCATCCTCCTCTGA
- a CDS encoding uncharacterized protein (BUSCO:EOG092645MK), whose amino-acid sequence MSSPALQAAIFAAGAVVGGGITALIASKRQRPADVPGTLPSSTPALSTVPPPLLELGSRGNAQITSAASIAPLAATVLKYGNPGPIADLIVRKAYVAAYDRRLRHPAWTAEHLTLASLGKSALLPPSPTEEAGDRNKSSFVEDQSIPVPFQAKLQDYFRSGYDRGHMVPAADAKFSQDAMNETFLLSNIAPQVGEGFNRHYWAYLEEWCRRLTSSFADVYVFTVPLYLPHRDPDGKWRVTHEVIGSPPNVAVPTHFAKVILTSKPSSPSRPDILELATGAFVLPNAPIPDDTPLEKFAMPVDAVERAAGLTLFSEAVKSASKHICKSTRCEVIVRRFDDAKKRPEMRRAISAP is encoded by the exons ATGTCCTCACCGGCCCTTCAGGCAGCAATTTTCGCTGCAGGAGCCGTTGTCGGTGGAGGAATAACCGCCTTGATAGCAAGCAAGAGACAAAGACCAGCGGACGTTCCCGGGACTCTTCCATCTTCCACTCCCGCATTGTCGACAGTTCCACCTCCACTTCTTGAATTAGGATCTCGTGGAAATGCACAAATTACAAGTGCAGCATCGATTGCCCCATTGGCTGCTACAGTTTTGAAGTATGGTAATCCTG GACCTATTGCGGACCTTATCGTGCGGAAAGCATATGTCGCAGCTTACGACCGTAGACTTCGTCATCCAGCTTGG ACTGCCGAACACTTAACGCTCGCGTCTCTGGGCAAGTCGGCCTTGTTGCCACCATCCCCGACCGAAGAAGCAGGGGACCGAAACAAGTCCTCATTTGTAGAGGACCAATCAATACCTGTTCCATTCCAAGCAAAATTGCAGGACTACTTTAGAAGTGGTTATGATCGCGGTCATAT GGTACCTGCAGCCGACGCAAAATTCTCCCAG GACGCCATGAATGAAACGTTCCTACTCTCAAACATTGCTCCTCAAGTTGGCGAGGGTTTCAACCGCCACT ATTGGGCTTACCTTGAGGAGTGGTGTCGTCGTCTCACATCCAGCTTTGCGGATGTGTATGTCTTTACGGTCCCACTGTACCTTCCCCACCGTGATCCGGATGGGAAATGGCGTGTT ACTCATGAAGTGATTGGTTCACCGCCTAACGTAGCAGTTCCAACCCACTTCGCGAAAGTCATTCTAACCTCAAAACCATCGTCACCATCAAGGCCTGATATCCTTGAACTCGCGACAGGCGCCTTCGTCCTTCCGAACGCTCCGATTCCCGACGACACACCTCTAGAAAAGTTTGCTATGCCTG TCGATGCTGTCGAACGAGCTGCCGGTCTTACACTCTTCTCCGAGGCAGTCAAATCGGCGTCAAAGCATATATGTAAATCCACCAGATGTGAAGTTATTGTGCGCCGATTTGATGATGCCAAAAAACGACCGGAGATGCGTCGAGCTATATCTGCCCCCTGA
- a CDS encoding uncharacterized protein (BUSCO:EOG09263E9V): MSVSLVSNSYLDETSSKIRSKPVPWEGYQRADLVTSEDLALIKKVDRQPKAKIESLLLSDGRTYALLYLRLLKKLQRLDTMQSILVLIADALADHDERIPLFTRTAETDPELPYVPLLRTLDMQDEFLQLKAAQILTVLLCSEPRPLPPRLLQPFLNILATMVQSSSAHKHDVGVQCLEALLARPECRQAVWAIPGIIKGFIDILKSKPGPQMSYQVAFSLWLLSFEQNVAEDINKKFDIIPLLVSVAQEAVKEKVIRVIVATFRNLVTKAPNANLPAMLVAQLLPFVKNLCARKWSDEDIVEDVQFLRDELAANFQSLTTYDEYTSELASGHLSWTPVHESDDFWKENVTKLNDKDYEQLKCVYSYLAKHEIDTRLFRILIRLLKESSDPNVLAVAAHDIGQYVKHYERGKKPVTDLGAKAKVMELMTHENADVRYRALMSVQLLVSQPWVSV; the protein is encoded by the exons ATGTCTGTCTCTCTAGTTTCTAATTCTTATCTCGATGAAACTTCCTCTAAGATCAGATCAAAGCCAGTGCCTTGGGAG GGTTACCAACGCGCCGATCTCGTTACTTCCGAGGACCTCGCTCTCATTAAGAAGGTCGACAGACAACCCAAAGCCAAAATAGagtctcttcttctctctgaCGGACGGACATATGCCCTCCTATATCTCCGTCTTCTGAAGAAACTGCAACGGCTCGATACCATGCAATCTATCTTGGTTCTTATCGCAGATGCGCTTGCGG ATCATGATGAACGTATACCACTTTTCACCAGAACCGCTGAAACCGATCCAGAACTGCCATATGTACCCCTTCTACG GACCCTTGACATGCAGGATGAATTCTTACAATTGAAAGCAGCACAGATTCTCACTGTTCTACTTTG CTCTGAGCCTCGACCACTACCACCGCGCCTGCTCCAGCCTTTCTTGAATATTCTTGCGACAATGGTCCAGTCCTCTTCGGCACATAAACACGACGTTGGTGTTCAATGTCTTGAGGCCCTCCTTGCTCGGCCAGAATGCCGACAAGCAGTTTGGGCTATTCCGGGTATCATAAAAGG ATTTATTGATATACTCAAAAGCAAGCCCGGTCCTCAGATGAGCTATCAAGTAGCATTCTCGTTGTGGCTCCTATCCTTTGAGCAGAATGTCGCGGAAGATATCAACAA GAAGTTTGACATTATACCCCTTCTGGTTTCTGTGGCACAAGAAGCAGTGAAAGAGAAGGTGATCCGAGTGATCGTAGCAACCTTCCGA AACCTTGTTACCAAAGCACCCAATGCCAACCTCCCTGCCATGCTTGTCGCTCAGCTCCTACCGTTTGTCAAGAACCTTTGTGCGCGGAAATGGAGCGATGAGGATATCGTAGAGGACGTCCAATTTCTGCGGGATGAGCTTGCTGCCAACTTCCAAAGTTTAAC AACCTATGACGAATATACGTCCGAGTTGGCATCTGGACACCTCTCATGGACGCCCGTTCATGAGTCGGATGATTTCTGGAAGGAGAACGTGACAAAACTGAATGATAAGGACTATGAGCAACTCAAGTGTGTTTATTCGTATCTCGCAAAGCACGAAATTGATACACGACTCTTTAGGATTCTCATTCGGTTATTGAAGGAATCTTCAGACCCCAACGTCTTGGCCGTTGCTGCTCATGACATCGGACAGTATGTGAAGCACTatgagagaggaaagaa GCCTGTAACTGATCTAGGGGCGAAGGCGAAAGTGATGGAGTTGATGACCCATGAGAATGCGGATGTTCGCTACCGTGCACTGATGTCTGTTCAGCTACTTGTCAGTCAGCCTTGGGTATCTGTCTGA
- a CDS encoding uncharacterized protein (BUSCO:EOG09264OML): MSRPLNDDEVLNELNKMVAFIKQEALEKAREIRVKADEEFAIEKAKLVKQEQQAIDAQFEKKMKGAEISQKIAQSTLTNKSRLKLLHRREEHLQELFSTAREEVLKLSEDNSRYVQFLEDVIVQAFLRILENSIVIYARAKDVDLVKQASVSAAKTYKEISGREVETRVEGNLNDDLAGGVKLASSTGRITLNNTLDERLRLLEDRMLPEIRNDLFGANENRKFYT, from the exons ATGTCCCGACCGCTCAACGACGATGAGGTCCTTAATGAGCTCAATAAGATG GTCGCTTTCATCAAACAGGAGGCCCTTGAGAAAGCTAGAGAAATCAGAGTGAAGGCGGACGAGGAATTTGCGATTGAGAAG GCAAAGTTGGTCAAGCAGGAGCAACAGGCGATCGATGCTCAGTTTGAGAAGAAAATGAAAGGAGCTGAAATCTCACAGAAAAT TGCGCAGTCAACACTAACGAACAAGTCACGTCTCAAACTTTTGCACCGCCGCGAAGAACACCTTCAAGAGCTGTTCTCGACTGCTCGAGAGGAAGTGCTCAAGTTATCTGAAGATAACAGTCGCTATGTCCAGTTCTTGGAGGATGTTATTGTGCAAGCATTTCTTCGAATTTTGGAAAACTCCATTGTCATCTATGCAAGAGCGAAAGACGTCGATTTAGTCAAACAAGCCTCAGTATCCGCTGCAAAGACATACAAAGAAATCAGTGGCAGGGAGGTTGAGACTCGTGTGGAAGGAAACCTGAATGACGATCT TGCTGGGGGAGTGAAACTCGCCAGTAGCACGGGCCGTATCACACTAAACAATACGCTCGATGAGCGCCTTCGCCTGCTGGAAGATAGG ATGCTGCCTGAAATCAGGAATGACCTGTTTGGTGCCAACGAGAATCGGAAGTTTTACACATAA